The Flavobacterium johnsoniae UW101 genomic interval ATTCATTGTGCCATAAATCGTGTGATTTTGCATCAAGCAGCGGCAATAAAGCAGCTAAAGATTCTTTTACATCACCTAAAACAGCAATTTCTGTTTTAACGTTTTTATCAACCTCTGCAGGATCAATTTCGAAGTGAATTACTTTTGCCTGTTTTGCATAAGTTTTTAAATTACCCGTTACACGATCGTCAAAACGCATACCGAAAGCAATTAATACATCACATTCGTTAGTTAATAAGTTTGGTGCATAATTACCGTGCATTCCTAACATACCAACATTTAAAGGATGATCTGTTGGCAGAGCCGAAAGTCCTAAAATAGTCCATGCAGCCGGAATTCCTGATTTTTCAAGAACTGCCTTAAATTCAGCTTCAGCCTGACCTAATATAATTCCCTGACCGAAAACGATAAAAGGTTTTTTAGCACTATTAATTAAGGCTGCAGCTTCGGCAACTTTATCTAAATTTAATTTCGGAACCGGATTATAACTTCTAATTCCAGTACATTTTTCATAACTAAAATCAAACTCATCAAACTGAGCATTTTTAGTAATGTCGATTAAAACAGGCCCTGGACGTCCAGAACGAGCGATATAAAATGCTTTTGCAATAATTTCAGGAATTTGAGAAGCTTCGGTTACCTGAAAGTTCCATTTTGTAACCGGAGTTGAAATTCCGATGATATCCGTTTCCTGAAAAGCATCAGATCCTAATAAATGTCTTCCAACTTGTCCTGTAATACAAACCATTGGAGTTGAGTCGATCTGAGCATCTGCAATTCCAGTTACAAGATTTGTAGCTCCCGGTCCAGAAGTTGCAATTGCAACACCCACTTTTCCTGTTGCTCTCGCATATCCCTGAGCAGCATGCGTTGCACCTTGTTCGTGACGTACTAAAACGTGGTGCAGCTGATCCTGAAATTTATATAATTCGTCGTAAACCGGCATTATAGCTCCTCCCGGATACCCATAAATTAAGTCTACTCCTTCTTCTAATAAGCATCTAATAACGGCTTCGGCGCCTGATATTCTAATTGTTCCCATTTGGTAATTTTATTGTTTAGAATTTGAAATAATTACAGTTTTCAAACTCATATTTTTTGTCGGTTAATTATCGGTAACACAGCCTGTTGAAGCACTAGAAACCGATCTTGCGTATTTAAGTAAAACCCCTCTGTCAACTTTTAGCGCTGGTTGAACCCAAGCCGCTTTACGAGCTGCAAATTCTTCGTCAGATATTTTCAGGTCGATTGTATTTTTTACAGCATCGATAGCAATTAAATCTCCATCTTTTACTAGTGCAATACCACCTCCATCATAAGCCTCTGGTGTTACGTGTCCTACCACGAATCCGTGTGAACCTCCGGAGAATCTGCCGTCTGTAATAAGTGCACAGCTGCTTCCTAATCCTGCACCAATAATGGCAGATGTCGGTTTTAGCATTTCAGGCATTCCCGGACCACCTTTTGGTCCACAACCTCTAATGACGACGACATTACCTGGTTTAATCTTTCCGGCCTGCAAGCCTGGAATTACTTCAAATTCCCCTTCAAATACAACAGCTGGTCCTTCGAAATATTCCCCTTCTTTTCCGCTGATTTTTGCCACAGCTCCTTCAGAAGCAAGGTTTCCGTATAAAACCTGAATATTTCCTGTTGGTTTTAACGCTTTTTGAATTTCATGAATTACTTCTTGTCCGTCTTGTAAATCCGGTGTAGAAGCTAAGTTTTCAGCAACTGTTTTTCCAGTTACTGTTAAACAATCTCCGTGGATAAGTCCCACTTTCAATAAATATTTCATTACACCCGGAATACCTCCCACTTCGTGAATGTCTTCCATCATATATTTACCACTTGGTTTCATATCGGCAAGAACAGGTGTTCTGTCGTTAATTGCCTGAAAATCATCAAGAGTAATTGTAATACCAACAGAGTGTGCCATTGCAATTAAGTGCATAACTGCGTTTGTAGAACCTCCTAAAACTGCTACAATTGTAATAGCATTTTCGAAAGCTTTACGAGTCATAATATCTCTTGGCTTAATATCTTTTTCTAATAAAACTTTAATAGCTTCTCCGGCAGCAATACATTCGTCTCTTTTTTCCTGACTCAAAGCAGGGTTAGAAGAACTGTAAGGCATACTCATACCTAATGCTTCAATTGCAGAAGACATAGTGTTTGCAGTATACATACCACCGCAGGCACCAGCTCCAGGACAAGCATTTTGAATAACACCTTTAAAATCTTCCGGAGTAATTTCGCCTTTTACTTTTTTTCCTAAAGCTTCAAAAGCAGAAACGATGTTTAGAGATTCACCTTTCCATTTTCCTGAGTGGATAGATCCTCCATAAACCATCATTGACGGACGGTTTAATCTTCCCATTGCGATTAATGCTCCAGGCATATTTTTATCGCAGCCAGGAATTGCAATAATACTATCGTACCATTGTGCACCGGCTACAGTTTCAATAGAATCTGCGATTACATCACGAGAAACTAATGAATAACGCATTCCTTCTGTACCGTTAGAAATTCCGTCACTTACACCAATGGTATTAAAAATAAGTCCGACCAGACCAGCATCCCAAACACCTTTTTTAACATCTTTTGCTAAATCATTTAAGTGCATATTGCAAGTATTACCATCATAACCCATGCTGACAATACCAACTTGTGCTTTTTTTAAATCTTCTTCAGTTAAACCAATTCCATACAACATTGCTTGCGCCGCAGGCTGTGTTTGATCTTGAGTGATGGTTTTGCTGTACTTATTTAATTCCATTATTGCGTTATTTTTATTTTAATTTTATTCAAAAAAAAACCTTCCAGTATTTGGAAGGTTTATAATATAGTCTTTCAATTATATTTATACCGTTCCCGATGCAGATGCGCTAAACACATTGACAACAACGACAGAAGTAATAATAATTGAGATTTGCATCGCTTATTTTTTTAGTGTTACAAAAGTACAAAAACTTTAAGAACTAAAAAAATAAAATCTCAACATTTCTAATACTTCTTGTTATTTAATTCATTATTTTAATAAAAAATCTAAACTATTGTCGATTGACCAATCGAAACATTATCATTATTAAAATATAATAAGTCATCTTTGCTGAAAATGAAATTGGAAACAAACTCCCCTACTTCATTTGTACCAAATTTTGAATCTGGTTTTAAATCAACAGTAACAACTTCATATTCAATTGCTTTTTTAACTGCCTGAAAAACTACATTCGCTTCTTTAGTTAATCCAAAATGTTCTAACAAAAGTCCTGCAGCTAAAATCGAAGCAATTGGATTGGCAATATTTTTTCCTTTTGCTTGTGGATATGAACCATGAATTGGCTCAAACAAAGCATTTTTTTCTCCTAAAGATATTGATGGCAGTAAACCAATAGATCCTGTAATTACGCTGGCTTCATCAGATAAAATATCTCCAAATAAATTCTCAGTTAAAATCACATCAAATTGTTTTGGATTCAAAATCAGCTGCATTGCTGCGTTATCTACAAATAAAAAGTCCAAAATTACATCTGGATAGCTTTCGCCTACTTTTTGAACCACTTTTCTCCATAATCTGGAAGTTTCCAAAACATTTGCTTTGTCTACCATAGTTAACTTCTTGCGTCGGTTTTGTGCCGATTTAAAAGCTAAATGTGCAATTCTCGTTATTTCTTCTTCAGAATACTCACATAAATCCGAAGCATGTGTGCCTTCATCATTTAATGTTTTTGTACCAAAATAAGCACCGCCGGTTAATTCTCTGAAAATTGTAAAATCTGCTCCTTCAATAATCTCTCTTTTTAAAGGAGAAGCATCAATTAAAGCCTTAAATGGTTTAATAGGACGAATATTGGCAAACAAACCAAGTTCTTTTCGAAGTTTTAACAAACCTTGCTCCGGACGAACTTTTGCATTTGGGTTGTTATCGTATTTTGGATCTCCAATAGCACCAAGCAAAACAGCATCAGTATTTAAACAAAGATTTAAAGTCTGCTCCGGGAGCGGGTTTCCAGTTTTGTCAATAGCGATCGCACCCATGAGTGCTTCTTCAAAAACAAATTCATGATTGTACACTTCGCCAATAGCATATAATGCTTTTTTGGCCTGTGCAATAACTTCTGGTCCAATTCCGTCTCCTGGTAAAACTGCTATTTTCAAATTCATAACGTCTCGTTCTTTATGTATTTAAATCTTTATTTTTTTCTCTTTCTTCTTGGCTCTATTGTGTTTTATTAGCTTCTGATTAATTCACCTTCAATTTTAGAAGCTTCTATAATTTGGTGAATATCTGCGTCTACTACTTCTTTTTTAATGTCAGCAAACTTCAAGAACTCAATGTAAACAGTGTCTAATTGTGTTTTTGTAAGCTCGTAACCTACTTTTTTAGCACGGTACGCTAATGCTGCTCTTCCGCTTCTTGCAGTCAAAATGATAGAAGATTCGTTTACACCCACATCAAGCGGATCCATAATTTCGTAAGTTGCTCTGTTTTTGATAACACCATCCTGATGAATTCCAGAACTATGTGCAAAAGCATTTGCTCCAACGATAGCTTTATTTGGCTGTACAATCATTCCCATACTTTCAGAAACTAAACGGCTCATTTCGTTTAATTCTCTTGTATTGATGTTTGTATCTAAGTTTAAGTAAGGATGTTGTTTAAAAATCATTACCACTTCTTCAAGTGCAGTATTTCCTGCTCTTTCTCCAATACCGTTAATAGTACACTCGATTTGTCTTGCACCATTAATTGCACCTGCAATTGAGTTTGCAGTTGCCATTCCTAAATCGTTATGACAGTGGCATGAAAGGATTACGTTTTCGATTCCTTTTACGTTTTCTTTTAAATATTTAATCTTTGCTCCATATTCTTCCGGAAGACAATATCCTGTTGTGTCAGGAATATTTAATACAGTTGCACCAGATTTAATAACTTCTTCACAAACTTTTGCAAGGAAAGCATTATCAGTTCTACCAGCATCTTCTGCGTAGAATTCTACATCTTCTACATACGATTTTGCGTGTGCTACTGCAAATTTGGCTCTTGCAATAATATCTTCAGGCGTAGTTTGTAATTTGTGGAGTATATGAGATTCAGAAGTTCCGATTCCAGTATGGATTCTAGGTTTCTTCGCGTGCTTTAAAGCAGCTGCAGCAACATCAATGTCGTTTTTCACGGCTCTTGTTAGTCCGCAGACCGTTGCATTTTCTACAATTTTACAAATCTCAGAGACCGATAAAAAATCGCCCGGACTTGACACAGGAAAACCAGCTTCGATAATATCAACTCCCATTTTGTCTAGTCGTTCTGCGATAACTAATTTTTGCTTAGTATCTAACTTGCATCCTGGAACTTGCTCACCGTCGCGTAAAGTGGTGTCAAAAATTTGAACTTTCTCTCTATTCATATTCATTTATTTAATGTAATTTCACATCTTGATAACAAATATATATTGTACAATCGCAGTACGAAATTCATTTTAATGAAATTATACTGTTCATAACACAATTTATAACGAGTTAAATATTTAATAATCAATAAGTTATATTATTATTTTTTACAATGGCTAACCATCAAAAAGATTTCTTATTTGTTCTGATAAAATCACTTTCCAAATCTGAAAAAAGGCAGTTTAAAATTTTTGCAAGCCGATTAGAGACCAGCTCGAATACGAAATTCATTGAACTATTCAACATTTTAGATAAGTCTGAAACGTATGATGAAAAGCTTATTTTAAAGAGCGGAAGCATCAAAAAAGTTCAGCTATCTAATTTAAAATCATACCTATACAAACAAATCTTAGTTAGTATTCGTTTAAATATTCCGAGCCAGAATATTCGTTATCAATTACGCGAACAAATTGATTTTGCTGTTATACTATATAATAAAGGACTTTATAAACAGAGTTTAAAAATTCTTGACAAAACAAAACAGCAGGCTTTAGAAAATGACGAAAAATATATGGCATATGAAATTGTCGAGTTCGAAAAGCTGATAGAATCACAATATATTACGAGAAGTATCCAAGGCCGTGCCGACGAATTGGTTGTTCAGGCCAAAGAATTAAATTACCGAAATACTATTTCGAGCAAATTATCGAATCTTTCGCTTCAATTATACGGAATCATGCTGAAAACAGGTTACGTAAAAAGCGATGAGGAGTATAAATATATTGATGATTATTTCAATAAGCACATTGCCAAACTAGACGAAACTAAATTTGGTTTCCGTGAAAAGTATTGGTTTTACAATGCTAATTTATGGCGAAGCTTCTTAGTTCAGGACTTTTTAGCGAGTTATAAATTTGCTTACAAATGGGTACAGCTTTTTTATGACAACCCAAATATGATTTACCTGAATCCGGTATTTTTCTTAAAAGGAAACCATTATTTTCTGGAATCGCTTTATATGTTGAAATATACATCCAATTTCAAAAAATATCTTTCGCTGTTAGAAGAAACAATTCAGGATCCGAGATTTCCTGTAAATGATAATCTTGCTTCGCTGTCATTTTTATACTTATACAATAACAAACTGAATCTGCATATTCTGGAAGGGACTTTTGCCGAAAGTGAATATCTGATTCCAGAGATTTTAGAAAAACTGAAAGTACACAGCGACCACCTTGATGAACATCACGAAATGTTATTTTTCTACAAAATTGCTTCTATTTATTTTGGAAATGAAAAGTATAACGAATGTATTTTCTATCTTGACAAAATCATCAATAATAAAAACTTAACTATGCGCGAAGATTTAATGTGCTTTGCAAGGCTATTGTCGCTGATTGCGCATTATGAACTAGGAAAAGATTATTATTTAGAAAATCACCTGAAAAGCACGTATAAGTTTTTATTAAAAATGAATGACTTACACGAAGTTCAAAAAGAGATTATCAAGTTTTTAAGAAACCTGAATAACTTCTACCCTGCTGATATTAAAAAGGAATTCAAAAAAATGCATGCCCGTTTCGTAGAACTTGAAAAGAATACTTACGAAAAAAGAGCTTTCTTATACCTGGATATTATTTCGTGGCTGGAAAGCAAAATTGAAAATAGAAAAATTGCTGATATTATTAAGGAAAAGGCGAAATTGAATAGCCGATAAATCTTCCGATAAAAAAAACAAACTTCAATAAAAAAGCCTTGAATTTCAAGGCTTTTAGTCATTTCGACAAAACTGTACCAAAAACCAAACCCGACAGG includes:
- the ilvB gene encoding biosynthetic-type acetolactate synthase large subunit, translating into MGTIRISGAEAVIRCLLEEGVDLIYGYPGGAIMPVYDELYKFQDQLHHVLVRHEQGATHAAQGYARATGKVGVAIATSGPGATNLVTGIADAQIDSTPMVCITGQVGRHLLGSDAFQETDIIGISTPVTKWNFQVTEASQIPEIIAKAFYIARSGRPGPVLIDITKNAQFDEFDFSYEKCTGIRSYNPVPKLNLDKVAEAAALINSAKKPFIVFGQGIILGQAEAEFKAVLEKSGIPAAWTILGLSALPTDHPLNVGMLGMHGNYAPNLLTNECDVLIAFGMRFDDRVTGNLKTYAKQAKVIHFEIDPAEVDKNVKTEIAVLGDVKESLAALLPLLDAKSHDLWHNEFKELAKIEFDSVIKDELNPSSAGLSMGETIEMINKHSKGDAIIVSDVGQHQMFACRYAKFNSTKSNITSGGLGTMGFALPAAIGAKMGRPDREVVAIIGDGGFQMTIQELGTIFQTQVPVKIVILNNEFLGMVRQWQELFFDNRYASTKMINPNFVAIAEGYHIKSKKVTQREDLDAAVAEMLASKDSYFLEVMVEKENNVFPMIPTGACVSEIRLS
- a CDS encoding 2-isopropylmalate synthase, which gives rise to MNREKVQIFDTTLRDGEQVPGCKLDTKQKLVIAERLDKMGVDIIEAGFPVSSPGDFLSVSEICKIVENATVCGLTRAVKNDIDVAAAALKHAKKPRIHTGIGTSESHILHKLQTTPEDIIARAKFAVAHAKSYVEDVEFYAEDAGRTDNAFLAKVCEEVIKSGATVLNIPDTTGYCLPEEYGAKIKYLKENVKGIENVILSCHCHNDLGMATANSIAGAINGARQIECTINGIGERAGNTALEEVVMIFKQHPYLNLDTNINTRELNEMSRLVSESMGMIVQPNKAIVGANAFAHSSGIHQDGVIKNRATYEIMDPLDVGVNESSIILTARSGRAALAYRAKKVGYELTKTQLDTVYIEFLKFADIKKEVVDADIHQIIEASKIEGELIRS
- the leuB gene encoding 3-isopropylmalate dehydrogenase, which translates into the protein MNLKIAVLPGDGIGPEVIAQAKKALYAIGEVYNHEFVFEEALMGAIAIDKTGNPLPEQTLNLCLNTDAVLLGAIGDPKYDNNPNAKVRPEQGLLKLRKELGLFANIRPIKPFKALIDASPLKREIIEGADFTIFRELTGGAYFGTKTLNDEGTHASDLCEYSEEEITRIAHLAFKSAQNRRKKLTMVDKANVLETSRLWRKVVQKVGESYPDVILDFLFVDNAAMQLILNPKQFDVILTENLFGDILSDEASVITGSIGLLPSISLGEKNALFEPIHGSYPQAKGKNIANPIASILAAGLLLEHFGLTKEANVVFQAVKKAIEYEVVTVDLKPDSKFGTNEVGEFVSNFIFSKDDLLYFNNDNVSIGQSTIV
- the ilvD gene encoding dihydroxy-acid dehydratase; this translates as MELNKYSKTITQDQTQPAAQAMLYGIGLTEEDLKKAQVGIVSMGYDGNTCNMHLNDLAKDVKKGVWDAGLVGLIFNTIGVSDGISNGTEGMRYSLVSRDVIADSIETVAGAQWYDSIIAIPGCDKNMPGALIAMGRLNRPSMMVYGGSIHSGKWKGESLNIVSAFEALGKKVKGEITPEDFKGVIQNACPGAGACGGMYTANTMSSAIEALGMSMPYSSSNPALSQEKRDECIAAGEAIKVLLEKDIKPRDIMTRKAFENAITIVAVLGGSTNAVMHLIAMAHSVGITITLDDFQAINDRTPVLADMKPSGKYMMEDIHEVGGIPGVMKYLLKVGLIHGDCLTVTGKTVAENLASTPDLQDGQEVIHEIQKALKPTGNIQVLYGNLASEGAVAKISGKEGEYFEGPAVVFEGEFEVIPGLQAGKIKPGNVVVIRGCGPKGGPGMPEMLKPTSAIIGAGLGSSCALITDGRFSGGSHGFVVGHVTPEAYDGGGIALVKDGDLIAIDAVKNTIDLKISDEEFAARKAAWVQPALKVDRGVLLKYARSVSSASTGCVTDN